The Collimonas sp. PA-H2 genome includes a window with the following:
- a CDS encoding LuxR C-terminal-related transcriptional regulator: MPLPNSAIDYQTIFAHAPIGMCVSERRIMQVCNLALTRMFGYQPEELNGQSFQLLYPTQDEFERTGARIVPIMNAKGIYSDERIMRRASGELFWCHVTGHALVPTDTHAAGIWTFEDLSEKRRASAVLSPREREIAALLVEGKTSKLIGKQIGLSPRTVEMHRANLMKKFAASTSSELVHRLLGITQAERV; encoded by the coding sequence GTGCCATTGCCTAATTCTGCTATCGATTACCAGACCATTTTCGCCCATGCGCCGATAGGCATGTGCGTTTCCGAACGCCGCATCATGCAGGTGTGCAACCTGGCCCTGACTCGCATGTTCGGCTACCAGCCGGAGGAATTGAACGGTCAGTCGTTCCAGCTACTGTACCCGACCCAGGACGAGTTTGAACGCACCGGCGCGCGCATCGTGCCTATCATGAACGCCAAAGGGATCTATTCCGACGAGCGCATCATGCGGCGCGCCAGCGGCGAGTTATTCTGGTGCCATGTCACCGGCCACGCGCTGGTGCCGACGGACACCCACGCGGCAGGGATCTGGACTTTTGAGGATTTGAGTGAAAAACGCCGGGCTTCGGCCGTGCTGTCGCCACGCGAACGCGAGATCGCGGCCTTGCTGGTAGAGGGTAAGACCAGCAAGCTGATCGGCAAGCAGATCGGCCTCAGTCCGCGCACGGTGGAAATGCATCGGGCCAACCTGATGAAGAAATTTGCCGCATCGACGTCCAGCGAACTGGTGCACCGCCTGC